The nucleotide sequence TTTCCATGACTGAAACTAGTGCAACAGCATCACAGAGCTTAAATTCTCTTGTTAGTAGTAAGACTCCTGCTGTAAATCCAGGCTCAACACTGTCGCACCAAACAGCATCCCAGGCAATTTCTTCGTCTGTTGCCTCATCTAGTCTTGCTGGATTGGAGATCCCAGCACCTTTGTTAGCATCATCTGGCCAGCTATTGCAGAATGCTCCATCCATGCTTTCATCATCTCAGTCCATGCAAACACCTTTACAGATGAGCAACAACATCGCCAAGCCTGCTGACACTAAAACAAAGGTTGCAGAACCACTGCTACCTGATCCTCCGGCACGTGCTGAAAATAATGAGCCTATACTGCCATTGCCAAAACAGACACCTCAACGGGTAATACCACCGTTTCTATATTTGTATTTGCATGCATTTAGatacatgatttttttttcttcagaGTTATACTATATAATTAGCGGCCAGATGGGCTTATCATgagaaacttgcttgattttgccaAAGGAATTGTGTTTTCACCCCTTGTTCTTTTCCTTTTATTGACTTTCCTTTTCTGGAGACCCATCATTTTTCCTGGCTTCATGTGGCTGGACATGTTTAAGCAGCAATTATGGTTAGATAGTATTTTGTAGATGCTTTGTCCAACTCAGAATATCACTAACTGTTTGAAGCTTTTAAAGCCAGGATCTTAACATTGTTAGAGGGTAATACTGGATTCTTCACAACTAGTTTACTACCATACAATTAAAATGATCAAATGTGAAATCAGGTTTTGAATTTGGCTGGTTACTGCTTACTCAACCAGTTTAGTGTCTAGTTAACCGCCTCAAAACTCTGTTTATCATCTCAAGTTAAAATATTTCTCAGTTTTCTGATTGATAGATGTCGTCAACTTGCCATGTACTCATCGAATCATCTTGTTTCTTAATGCAAAATAAGGGACCCTTGCTTTTGCTTACACCTTTTCTTACACCAAACTTGCTTTTGAAATGAACATCGTTAAACCTACTAGGCATATGTCGTCATAACAACTTTCTGAAAAATCTTAGCATCTTGTCTATCTTTCTGTGCTCATTATTAGGCCTATCCTTATTATGTTGTGCCTCACTTTATTTTCAGCACAATGGAGCTGGTTCACAGGGCCACCACAACTATAGGGGCCGTGGAAGGGGTAGAGGCAGTGCGGTATGCCACATGCACTCCAGTATATCTTGTTTTTTTTGTTCGCGTTGTCTATATTGAATGCTATATTGATCCTGCATGTTTTCATCTGTACTACTTCCGGTGCCTGCAATTTTTCTTTGTTGTGGATTTCTTATTTCAGTTGGATCGCTTGTATTTTTTTAAACAGGCTTGCTATCCAAATTATCTTGGGTGTCTTCATTTTATCTATGCCAAAAGTAGATTATTGGTACATTACTATTTTGCATTCTCACATTTGAGGGAATACTTGTATCAGTTGTGATACATGTACGCACTTCTATATCTCAAAAAAATTTGTTTATCAGTATACTGCACATATCTCTCTGTTACCTTTTAGCATCAATTCATTTTGTTAGtaatccctctgtaaagaaatatatttAGATCactactcttatatttctttacggagggagtataaatttaGGGATTCACATGTTCTGAATTTGTACACAGGGAAAAGTGACATGTACGATATAATGTACATATGATAGGGGGTGCGTTGTGTCTGCGTAGTGTAGTCTGTTTAGTTCTCGTTTGCAAGTGCTATCTCCTGCATGAGATTGATCAGTAGTCGGTCTTGATCGTTTGGTGGGTGGCCTCGCTCATCTAATTTCTGTATGTGACGGTGGGGTTTTCCCTGGAGAAGAGGAGCTTTTAACTGAAATAGCTGAAACTTGAAGCCCTTCACTATATTGAGGCCTAAATCATGTAGACATTATTCCAGTTATTTATTGTGAAGAGGTCGACCTCTTGTATCATGTTTACATGTTCTTGTATGAAACACTGAAAATGCTTCTTATTAAAGAACGTTTGGCTTGATTGGACTGAGGTACTCATGCTTCCTCTTTTCTTGTCGTGCAGTTGTCGCAAGCGTCAACAAAATTTACTGAAGAGTTTGATTTTATGGCCATGAATGAGAAGTTTAACAAAGATGAAGTATGGGGCCATCTTGGTAGGAAATCCCAGTCTAGAGACAAAGATGGTGAGCAAGGAGATGATGTATTTGATGAAGACCTCGAGTACGAGGAAACAGACAATCCAGAGCTAGATGTCAAGGTTTGATAATTTCTTGTGCCTGTTTGGCATTCAAAGGTTTGTGTATTCAGGCAAAAAAAATCAACCTTTTGTTTCATTCTTCATGCAGCCTGTCTACGTCAAGGATGATTTCTTCGATTCCCTTTCTGGTGGAACATTTGGACGAGGTGGGCAGAACGGAAGGCCAAGGTTTTCAGAACTGAGGAAAATGGACACAGAGGTACATACATTAAGAGCCACATTCTTTCTTTTCTGATGCGCTTTGTATACGTATCTGATGATTGTCTTTGTGCAGACTTTTGGTGATTTCGCAAGGCATCGCCAGCCCTACCGTGGCGGTGGACGTGGTGGTTACCGTGGGGGTGGTGGGCGTTCCCGTGGGTCGTACTACGGTGGCAGAGGAGACTATGGAAACAtgggaaggggcggcggccaggagaaCTACTACGGTGGTGGGAGAGGAGGCCATGGAAACATGGGAAGGGGTGGTGGCGGGCAGGATAACTACTATGATGGCGGCAGTGGCAGAGGAGGCTATGTGAGGGGTGGCGGGCAGGAAGACTCGTACCCTCAGCGTGGGGGAGGCGGTTCATATGGAAGAGGCTGATGATACTGCCCCCCGGGCTGGCCATCCGTCATAATACACCGGTGTTGTAGCCCCTTCACTTGGCACCTACAGCTCATCTCTCTTGCTCCCGTTCTGCAAATAAGTGCGACTTGGCTTGTCCCTTGGTCGGACCCTACCCACCCCACCCAGCAGGGGTGGCTGCTGCTGTGTAGACTTTGTGTATCTTGATTGTACTGCGAGTCTGAGATGTGGTTGTATAGGACGCCGATCTATCTCATGCCTGGTGAGCAGTGTTGGGCTCTTATCTCATCACCCATTGTGCCTGTCTGGTTTTGTTTTACAATACATACATTCTAGCTGTATTTTACCAACTGTTTTGTACCGGAATTGAGCAGAAGAAACCGTTGTAAACAGAATCTAGAGCTGATGACAAGTTTTTTTTATTTCGGTCTTGGTTTCTTTCTTGTGTGCCGCCTGCTTCTCTTCCTGGTCTCCTTTCTGTCCCCTCCTGGTTGGACCGAAAAGGACACCTGGTGCTGTGAGGCAAGTGTAAAAGAAAAAAATAATTGTGTCTGGTTTGTTGGGGATATGGAAAAAGTCGGTCCGGCGCTTTCATTGTTTGTTGGGTCCAGTTAGTATCTTTTTGGCCTTTGTTTTGCTTAGACTCTATAGTCTAGATTGCACTTTACCACCTCTTGTGTACTCCCTCTGTGAAGAATTACaattttacagagggagtagaccAAGAGGGATATATCGCGAAACAGGAataaaagtagtgatctaaacagaGAGTTTGAGATAAGAATTGGAGCAAGTTTTAGTCGTGTTTTTGGTTTCCTTTGGTGGCGTTTCCTCGTCCTGGTAAAACATCATCATCCTTGTTTGTGTCCCGACTTGGTTGTATTGAACAGGAGGAGATAAATGCAATACGAATCCGCGTGTGTTTGTTGATGGCAGGCATCCGGCTGTGTGTGTTTTGTTGATGGCGA is from Triticum aestivum cultivar Chinese Spring chromosome 3A, IWGSC CS RefSeq v2.1, whole genome shotgun sequence and encodes:
- the LOC123059763 gene encoding protein decapping 5 — its product is MAAEAPPPQPPSSSSSSSAAAPARQAPAAGAASPETYLGSLISLTSKSEIRYEGVLYNINTEESSIGLRNVRSFGTEGRKKDGIQIPASDKVYEYILFRGSDIKDLQVKSSPPPPQPQPAPLHNDPAIIQSHYPQPASTASSLQSAAGAALPHLSSQPAQYGFQRPNFPSNIPLYQPGNNPWGSSGQAPAGNASALSVPPMYWQGYYTPAGGLPSHLQQPTMLQPTPGLSAPQTFQYPGLNPSLPSGPPLLQPSATAQGPSSSATPATTAPSASLLGPETSKPLLPNMVPLFTPPVPSHGASLPVASQPISMTETSATASQSLNSLVSSKTPAVNPGSTLSHQTASQAISSSVASSSLAGLEIPAPLLASSGQLLQNAPSMLSSSQSMQTPLQMSNNIAKPADTKTKVAEPLLPDPPARAENNEPILPLPKQTPQRHNGAGSQGHHNYRGRGRGRGSALSQASTKFTEEFDFMAMNEKFNKDEVWGHLGRKSQSRDKDGEQGDDVFDEDLEYEETDNPELDVKPVYVKDDFFDSLSGGTFGRGGQNGRPRFSELRKMDTETFGDFARHRQPYRGGGRGGYRGGGGRSRGSYYGGRGDYGNMGRGGGQENYYGGGRGGHGNMGRGGGGQDNYYDGGSGRGGYVRGGGQEDSYPQRGGGGSYGRG